Proteins from a genomic interval of Bradyrhizobium sp. CCGB01:
- a CDS encoding lipopolysaccharide biosynthesis protein yields MIIKNLLSMSSVNVVKSAVQFLITLLITYFVTPTEFGLVAFSLPFIAFISMLTDLGLSSAMIQRTSLTKQEAGAATTLMVAIGIGCALVLAALSKPLGAAVNMPGLPSVLAALSGSVVLSISAMGPRAVLERSLQYQTIALIEAGAALVSATVGVVGALLGWGIWALIAYYVLMQAVRAVAFYVNTRRHIHLCFKWRGVAQMLSFGGWVLASNVLNFTARNVGNLMIGAKLGAAAVGLFGLAFQFMTLPLMILSWPGGGVLMATLSRMNGDSERERRKAAICAVLGMTAMITFPAMIYLTFGLKYPVATFLSPHWQEVLPLIAILAPAGAAQSIAAYAGPILLAHDKARLQFWVSTANSASMILAFVVALPLGLTAVAVVYLIVSILVCALMLMIGARNCAVSYASLFGALMPATVATSLGALCALVATRGDVASLSHWLIATAVYALIVLGSYVVFRRRIWTSVQSLLGGSASPIQANLPSAS; encoded by the coding sequence ATGATCATCAAGAATCTGCTTTCGATGTCGAGCGTGAACGTCGTGAAGTCGGCCGTTCAGTTCCTCATCACGCTGCTGATCACCTATTTCGTGACGCCCACGGAATTCGGGCTCGTGGCGTTTTCGCTGCCGTTCATCGCCTTCATCTCCATGCTGACCGATCTCGGGTTGTCGAGCGCGATGATCCAGCGGACGTCGCTGACGAAGCAGGAGGCCGGTGCGGCGACGACGCTGATGGTCGCGATCGGGATCGGCTGTGCCCTGGTGCTGGCGGCGCTATCGAAGCCGCTGGGAGCCGCCGTCAACATGCCGGGACTGCCGTCGGTGCTCGCGGCGCTCTCCGGCTCGGTCGTCCTGTCCATTTCCGCGATGGGACCGCGCGCGGTTCTGGAACGTTCCCTGCAATATCAGACCATCGCCCTGATCGAAGCTGGCGCGGCATTGGTTTCCGCGACGGTGGGCGTGGTCGGCGCCCTGCTGGGATGGGGGATCTGGGCGCTGATCGCCTACTATGTCCTGATGCAGGCGGTGCGCGCGGTCGCGTTCTATGTGAACACCAGGCGCCACATTCATTTGTGCTTCAAATGGCGCGGCGTCGCCCAGATGCTGTCGTTCGGCGGCTGGGTGCTGGCTTCGAACGTCCTCAACTTCACTGCGAGAAACGTCGGCAACCTCATGATCGGCGCCAAGCTGGGCGCGGCGGCCGTCGGCCTGTTTGGTCTCGCATTTCAGTTCATGACGCTCCCGCTGATGATCCTGTCGTGGCCGGGCGGGGGTGTCCTCATGGCGACCCTGAGCCGGATGAACGGCGACAGTGAACGGGAGCGGCGCAAGGCCGCGATCTGCGCGGTCCTCGGCATGACGGCCATGATCACGTTCCCGGCGATGATCTATCTGACCTTCGGGCTGAAATATCCCGTCGCGACGTTCCTCTCGCCGCACTGGCAGGAGGTTCTGCCGCTGATTGCCATCCTTGCGCCTGCCGGCGCGGCCCAGTCGATTGCGGCCTATGCCGGACCGATCCTGCTGGCCCACGACAAGGCCCGGCTGCAGTTCTGGGTCAGCACCGCCAACAGCGCCAGCATGATCCTTGCATTTGTCGTGGCGTTGCCGCTCGGGCTCACCGCCGTGGCCGTGGTGTATCTGATCGTATCGATCCTGGTTTGCGCTCTCATGCTGATGATCGGGGCCCGCAACTGCGCGGTCTCCTACGCCTCGTTGTTCGGCGCGCTGATGCCGGCCACGGTCGCCACCTCGCTCGGCGCCTTGTGCGCGCTCGTCGCGACCAGGGGCGACGTCGCAAGCCTGTCACATTGGCTGATCGCGACGGCCGTCTATGCGCTGATCGTGCTTGGCAGCTACGTGGTATTCAGGCGCCGGATCTGGACCAGCGTGCAGTCGTTGCTTGGCGGCTCGGCTTCGCCGATTCAGGCTAATCTTCCCTCGGCAAGCTAA
- a CDS encoding serine O-acetyltransferase — translation MGEERQAGIPWREDLMANTGRSGVGAAVIALLTSPGFAVITTWRIAKMLRFQTRWGHQITWLLVRMLMRRGCYISVLAEIGPGLILPHPTGVVIGEGARIGRSVMLYHNVTLGRRAWDEPGCPTIGDNAVIYTGAVLVGPITLGAGVNVAANAVVTRDVPPNAVVAGAPARVVRAEAPGRMRA, via the coding sequence ATGGGCGAGGAGCGCCAGGCGGGAATTCCGTGGCGCGAGGACCTGATGGCAAACACCGGCAGGTCCGGCGTCGGTGCCGCCGTCATCGCCTTGCTCACGAGCCCCGGCTTTGCCGTGATCACGACCTGGCGCATCGCCAAGATGCTGCGCTTCCAGACCCGGTGGGGACACCAGATCACCTGGCTGCTCGTGCGCATGCTGATGCGGCGAGGCTGCTACATCTCGGTTCTCGCGGAGATCGGCCCGGGACTGATCCTGCCGCACCCGACCGGCGTCGTGATCGGCGAGGGCGCGCGGATCGGTCGTTCCGTCATGCTGTATCACAACGTGACCCTTGGCCGGCGCGCGTGGGACGAGCCGGGCTGTCCGACCATCGGCGACAATGCCGTCATCTACACGGGCGCCGTGCTCGTTGGCCCGATTACGCTGGGTGCAGGCGTCAACGTCGCGGCCAACGCGGTCGTGACGCGTGACGTTCCGCCGAATGCCGTCGTTGCGGGCGCACCGGCGCGGGTCGTGCGCGCGGAAGCACCGGGAAGAATGCGCGCCTGA
- a CDS encoding bifunctional 2-polyprenyl-6-hydroxyphenol methylase/3-demethylubiquinol 3-O-methyltransferase UbiG translates to MSSIITDFSQVYPYLDGSKFKDTIVVQYGGDGDVRYRCDVLVDICRGKRVLHVGCCDHLPLIKRKIDNRDWLHGLITECSEYTVGVDIDAEAVREASRISGLDNMVAGDVTSGEKIEAVSSRKFDIAVFGEVVEHIPNPVAFLSRFRENYGDVVDQIVITVPNAFRGGNIKGILQNVETINSDHRFFFTPYTIAKVAIDAGYAPVEVKMATFMRAGRLKSMLLRQLPLLAEDIIFIGAATASRPH, encoded by the coding sequence ATGTCGTCGATCATCACGGATTTCTCGCAGGTCTATCCCTATCTCGACGGCTCGAAGTTCAAGGACACTATCGTCGTGCAGTATGGGGGCGACGGAGACGTCAGATACAGATGCGACGTCCTGGTCGACATCTGCAGGGGCAAGCGGGTCCTGCACGTCGGGTGCTGTGACCACCTGCCGCTGATCAAGCGCAAGATCGACAACAGGGATTGGCTCCACGGCCTGATCACGGAGTGCTCCGAATACACGGTCGGTGTCGACATCGACGCGGAAGCCGTGCGGGAGGCGTCGCGAATTTCCGGGCTCGACAACATGGTCGCCGGCGACGTGACATCGGGTGAAAAGATCGAGGCGGTATCCAGCCGGAAGTTCGATATCGCCGTGTTCGGCGAAGTCGTCGAGCACATTCCGAATCCGGTCGCGTTCCTGTCGCGCTTCAGGGAGAACTACGGCGACGTCGTCGACCAGATCGTGATCACCGTTCCGAATGCCTTCAGGGGCGGAAACATCAAGGGCATCCTGCAGAACGTCGAGACGATCAACAGCGATCACCGGTTCTTCTTCACGCCCTATACGATCGCGAAGGTCGCAATCGACGCCGGCTACGCGCCGGTCGAGGTGAAGATGGCGACTTTCATGCGCGCCGGAAGGCTGAAGTCGATGCTGCTGCGGCAGCTCCCGCTGCTGGCCGAGGACATCATCTTCATCGGTGCGGCCACGGCTTCGCGGCCGCACTGA
- a CDS encoding RHS repeat protein — translation MTTASPDQTILSASTFISSIGVNTHTGYSWGAYNNLALVEDDLKYLGVTKLRDGLASSPSAQPILDGLAKDGYTFDFVVPSSVPEGGTSALQAYLDSVKAFATSHPGSVDAMEGLNEINLYSFSYNGSSSIEAAAQFQAAYYNAIKADATLSKISVYNLSLGFNDSTDYVKLGDLSGATDYANSHAYVSTSLTPAAALQALLGNATSVTGSDPVVITETGYTTKSDTPYIGASENVQAKSILNTLVDAYKGGVGTTYLYQLLDASATNDASDPESHWGLFNSDGTPKLAATAIHNLTTILADDGKGGHTPTASLNYTLDGLPATGNSMVLGKSNGAYELVVWAEPKIWNDATDTEISNPTTSVTVNLGSVHHLISVYDPLKGSSPIATYTDVSQIVVPVSDHPLIIEIDAPAGGGEAEPAVTDVSGTAADIVSQMSDLNASGSLETITLTDTHVLPVASEATMEYMISHYAKALAAIQGGYQFSVTNSTAAWSVTKIYDSSANLQSTATSNFTNGVITSKVTNYADGSSDNIAYSGGKMVRDVTISADGNKDTKTYDTSGNLIADMVQNKDGSSSNTLYSAGVKTKSYVTNADGSHDNYYYNITGQSYTSEHDRLDASGKLLSVSRTHADGTMAYSQVFNSDGSKVTTQYDSTGHKTTAITVTSTSTTTELYTTAGALKQQIVQTTSGNVTTTNYNGSLLASVYVVNADGSKQSKLYDSSGKIASDQVQSKDGSSSNTFYTAGVKTKAYVTNADGTHDNYYYNITGQSYTSEHDHLDANNKLVSVSRTHADGTMAYSQVFNSDGSKVTTQYDSTGHKTSVITVTSSATTTELYTAAGALKQTIVQTTTGNVTTTNYNGSLLVSSYVVNADGSKDSKLYDSNGIIASDLAQNSDGSSSNTIYTAGVKTKVYVTNADGSRDNYYYNISGQSYTNEHDHIDASGRLLLVSRTHADGTMAYNQVINSDGSKVTTQYDSTGHKTSVVTITSTVTTTDTYDPSTGALKQEIAKTSSGNVTTTNYNGPLLASVYVVNADGSKDTKLYDSSGKIATDLIQNKDGSSSNTVYTAGVKMKVYVTNADGSHDNTWYNITGQSYTTEIQHTTAAGTLTSLTRLHADDTLAYKQVINSDGSKVTDLYDSNGHKTSEVLNGTDGSTTTDTYNSSGDVTQHVVKTAGGDVTTSNYANGLPTSIYVVNADGSKDTKLFDSSGDLTSDYVLNKDGSNSTTIYSSGVKTKAYVNNADGSHDNYAYNITGKSYVTEHQHLDASNKVTSVERSHADGTLDYTQVLKSDGSKITDVYDSTGVKTTETVNNADGSSDVFKFKVSGLPGAVEHDSYNTSGSLLSIDVANSDGTHTVTAVSAGLTLNGGSGNDVFSAAPGTTTIMFDGGNDQIKSFHAGTASNHDTIEILKSLVADYSHLQISQSGSDTLIQLSTTDSIVLKNVNSTTLDHGNFLFV, via the coding sequence ATGACTACCGCATCACCTGATCAGACGATCCTGTCGGCGAGCACCTTTATCAGTTCCATCGGCGTCAATACCCACACTGGTTATTCGTGGGGGGCCTACAACAACCTCGCCCTCGTAGAGGACGACCTCAAATATCTCGGCGTCACGAAGCTGCGAGACGGACTTGCGTCGAGCCCGTCGGCACAACCGATCCTCGATGGACTCGCGAAAGACGGCTACACGTTCGACTTCGTGGTTCCGTCGAGCGTGCCGGAGGGCGGCACGTCCGCGCTCCAGGCCTATCTGGACTCCGTCAAGGCTTTCGCGACCAGCCATCCCGGCAGCGTCGACGCGATGGAGGGCCTCAACGAGATCAACCTCTATTCGTTCAGCTACAATGGAAGCTCGAGCATCGAGGCTGCGGCGCAGTTCCAGGCTGCCTATTACAACGCCATCAAGGCCGATGCCACGCTGAGCAAGATTTCGGTCTACAACTTGTCGTTGGGCTTCAACGACTCCACCGACTACGTGAAGCTCGGCGACCTCTCGGGAGCGACCGATTACGCCAACTCCCACGCCTATGTCAGCACGAGCCTGACGCCGGCGGCCGCCCTCCAGGCCCTGCTCGGCAATGCCACGTCGGTCACCGGCAGCGATCCGGTCGTGATCACCGAGACCGGCTACACCACCAAGAGCGACACACCTTATATTGGCGCCAGCGAGAACGTGCAGGCGAAGTCGATCCTGAATACGCTGGTCGATGCCTACAAGGGCGGCGTCGGCACCACTTATCTGTATCAGCTGCTCGACGCCTCGGCGACCAACGATGCGTCCGATCCGGAGTCGCATTGGGGCCTGTTCAACAGCGACGGAACCCCCAAGCTCGCGGCCACGGCCATCCACAATCTGACGACCATCCTGGCCGACGACGGCAAGGGCGGCCACACGCCGACGGCCTCGCTGAACTACACGCTCGACGGTCTGCCGGCGACCGGCAACAGCATGGTTCTCGGCAAGAGCAACGGTGCCTATGAACTGGTGGTCTGGGCCGAGCCCAAGATCTGGAACGACGCCACCGACACCGAGATCTCGAATCCGACCACGTCGGTCACCGTCAACCTCGGCAGCGTCCACCACCTGATCAGCGTTTACGACCCGTTAAAGGGCAGCTCGCCGATCGCCACCTACACCGACGTCAGCCAGATCGTGGTTCCGGTCTCGGATCACCCCCTGATCATCGAGATCGACGCTCCCGCGGGGGGCGGTGAAGCCGAGCCCGCCGTGACCGACGTCAGCGGAACCGCCGCCGACATCGTGTCGCAGATGTCCGACCTGAACGCCTCGGGCTCGCTCGAGACGATCACGCTGACCGACACCCATGTCCTTCCGGTCGCCTCCGAAGCGACCATGGAATACATGATCTCGCACTACGCCAAGGCGCTGGCGGCCATCCAGGGCGGCTATCAGTTCTCCGTCACCAACTCCACCGCGGCCTGGAGCGTGACCAAGATCTACGACTCCTCGGCGAATCTGCAGTCGACCGCGACGTCCAACTTCACGAACGGCGTCATCACCAGCAAGGTCACGAACTACGCCGACGGGTCGTCGGACAATATCGCCTACAGCGGCGGCAAGATGGTGCGCGACGTCACCATCTCGGCTGACGGCAACAAGGACACCAAGACCTACGATACGAGCGGCAATCTGATCGCGGACATGGTCCAGAACAAGGACGGCTCGTCCTCGAACACGCTCTACAGCGCGGGTGTCAAGACCAAGTCCTATGTCACCAACGCCGACGGCAGCCACGACAACTACTATTACAACATCACCGGCCAGTCCTACACCAGCGAGCACGATCGGCTCGACGCGAGCGGCAAGCTGCTGTCGGTGAGCCGCACGCATGCCGACGGCACGATGGCCTACAGCCAGGTGTTCAACAGCGACGGCAGCAAGGTCACGACCCAGTACGATTCGACCGGCCACAAGACTACGGCCATCACCGTCACGTCGACCTCCACCACGACCGAGCTCTACACCACGGCCGGCGCGCTCAAGCAGCAGATCGTGCAGACGACCTCCGGCAACGTGACCACGACGAACTACAACGGCTCGCTGCTGGCGTCGGTCTACGTGGTCAACGCCGACGGGTCCAAGCAATCGAAGCTGTATGATTCCAGCGGCAAGATCGCCAGCGACCAGGTCCAGAGCAAGGACGGCTCGTCGTCGAACACGTTCTATACGGCCGGGGTCAAGACCAAGGCCTACGTGACCAACGCCGACGGCACCCACGACAACTATTACTACAACATCACCGGCCAGTCCTACACCAGCGAGCACGACCATCTCGATGCGAACAACAAGCTGGTGTCGGTCAGCCGCACGCATGCCGACGGCACGATGGCCTACAGCCAAGTGTTCAACAGCGACGGCAGCAAGGTCACGACCCAGTACGATTCCACGGGCCACAAGACCTCGGTCATCACCGTCACGTCGTCGGCCACGACGACCGAGCTCTACACCGCGGCCGGCGCGCTCAAGCAGACGATCGTGCAGACGACCACCGGCAACGTGACCACGACGAACTACAACGGCTCGCTGCTGGTGTCGTCCTACGTGGTCAACGCCGACGGGTCGAAGGACAGCAAGCTGTACGACTCCAATGGCATCATCGCCAGCGACCTGGCCCAGAACAGCGACGGCTCGTCCTCGAACACGATCTACACGGCCGGCGTCAAGACGAAGGTCTACGTCACCAACGCCGACGGCAGCCGCGACAACTACTATTACAACATCAGCGGCCAGTCCTACACCAACGAGCACGACCACATCGACGCCAGCGGACGGCTCCTGCTGGTCAGCCGCACGCATGCCGACGGCACGATGGCCTACAACCAGGTGATCAACAGCGACGGCAGCAAGGTCACGACCCAGTACGACTCCACGGGTCACAAGACCTCGGTCGTCACCATCACCTCGACGGTCACGACCACCGACACCTACGATCCATCGACCGGAGCGCTGAAGCAGGAGATCGCCAAGACGAGCTCCGGCAACGTCACCACGACGAACTACAACGGCCCGCTGCTGGCATCGGTCTATGTCGTCAACGCCGACGGATCGAAGGATACCAAGCTGTACGATTCCAGCGGCAAGATCGCCACCGACCTGATCCAGAACAAGGACGGCTCATCCTCGAACACGGTCTATACGGCCGGCGTCAAGATGAAGGTCTACGTCACCAACGCCGACGGCAGTCACGACAACACCTGGTACAACATCACCGGCCAGAGCTACACGACGGAGATCCAGCACACCACCGCCGCCGGCACATTGACCAGCCTGACCCGCCTCCACGCGGACGACACCCTTGCCTACAAGCAGGTGATCAACAGCGACGGCAGCAAGGTCACCGACCTCTATGACAGCAACGGTCACAAGACGAGCGAGGTCCTCAACGGCACCGATGGGTCGACCACGACGGACACCTACAATTCGTCCGGCGACGTCACCCAGCACGTCGTCAAGACCGCGGGCGGCGACGTCACGACCTCGAACTACGCGAACGGATTGCCGACGTCGATCTACGTCGTCAACGCCGACGGGTCCAAGGACACCAAGCTGTTCGACAGCAGCGGCGACCTCACCAGCGACTACGTGCTGAACAAGGACGGATCGAACTCGACGACCATCTACTCGTCGGGCGTCAAGACCAAGGCCTACGTCAACAATGCCGACGGCAGCCACGACAACTATGCGTACAACATCACCGGCAAGAGCTACGTCACGGAGCATCAGCATCTCGACGCCTCGAACAAGGTGACCTCAGTCGAACGCTCGCATGCGGACGGCACGCTCGACTACACGCAGGTCCTCAAATCGGACGGCAGCAAGATCACGGATGTCTACGACAGCACCGGGGTCAAGACGACCGAGACCGTCAACAACGCCGATGGCAGCTCGGATGTCTTCAAGTTCAAGGTCTCCGGCCTGCCGGGTGCCGTCGAGCACGACAGCTACAATACCAGCGGCTCCCTGCTCTCGATCGACGTGGCCAACAGTGACGGCACCCACACTGTCACGGCGGTGAGCGCGGGACTGACGCTGAATGGCGGAAGCGGCAACGACGTCTTCTCCGCGGCGCCGGGCACCACGACCATCATGTTCGACGGCGGCAACGACCAGATCAAGAGCTTCCACGCCGGAACAGCGTCCAACCACGACACGATCGAGATTCTCAAATCGCTGGTGGCCGACTACAGCCACCTGCAGATTTCGCAGTCGGGCTCGGATACGCTGATCCAGCTCTCGACGACCGACTCGATCGTGTTGAAGAACGTGAACTCGACCACGCTCGATCACGGCAACTTCCTGTTCGTCTGA
- a CDS encoding glycosyltransferase family 4 protein, translating to MQDPAPNVMFLVEVVNCNDGIASYCETLATGLHGRGVQIHLVSGAVRSDEKSEYKRQKLAAAVKEWLVVPGLRKLPSLSIFMQLLKLIRKNNITVINVHGLGMLMWGRLLALLTGARCVATYHPSVLGNIEKVQNAPQSTFSPVQVLFFNLFFPHTLILMSEESLRHLRRYVLFGKNRIAKVYGGVDTVHFRPPSDAERRDARAKFGVADGEFMCLLAARLAWVKGHDLLIKAARKIRDGASPSPIDIKCYFVGSGGAEREKEIKSFAFADEKDKDTFKFLGFMGDVREILWAADVFALPSRFEGFPLGVAEAMATGLVPVRTPAGGATDQIIQGQTGFIVPFEDVDALVGALEKVADPAMRAALSRNALARAQQYFGVGPMVDETLKIYGLTGDVSGNSLAHAVKA from the coding sequence ATGCAGGATCCCGCCCCGAATGTCATGTTTCTGGTTGAGGTCGTGAATTGCAATGACGGGATTGCATCCTATTGCGAGACCTTGGCCACGGGACTGCATGGCCGGGGCGTGCAGATTCACCTGGTGTCCGGCGCCGTGCGCTCGGACGAGAAATCCGAATACAAGCGCCAGAAGCTGGCGGCGGCCGTCAAGGAATGGCTTGTCGTCCCCGGACTTCGGAAGCTGCCCTCGCTGTCGATCTTCATGCAGCTGCTGAAGCTGATACGGAAGAACAACATCACCGTGATCAACGTCCACGGGCTGGGCATGCTGATGTGGGGCAGGCTGCTCGCGCTGCTCACCGGCGCGCGCTGCGTCGCGACCTATCATCCCTCGGTGCTTGGCAACATCGAGAAGGTGCAGAATGCGCCGCAATCGACCTTCAGCCCGGTCCAGGTCCTGTTCTTCAACCTGTTCTTTCCCCACACCCTCATCCTGATGTCGGAGGAATCGCTCCGGCATCTGCGCCGCTACGTGCTGTTCGGCAAGAACCGGATCGCCAAGGTCTATGGCGGCGTCGACACGGTGCATTTCCGCCCGCCCTCGGATGCCGAGCGCCGCGATGCGCGCGCGAAATTCGGCGTCGCCGACGGTGAGTTCATGTGCCTGCTGGCGGCGCGTCTCGCCTGGGTGAAGGGCCACGACCTCCTCATCAAGGCGGCGCGCAAGATCCGCGACGGCGCCAGCCCGTCGCCGATCGACATCAAGTGCTACTTCGTGGGCAGCGGCGGAGCCGAGCGCGAGAAGGAGATCAAGTCGTTCGCCTTCGCCGACGAGAAGGACAAGGACACGTTCAAGTTCCTCGGCTTCATGGGCGACGTCCGTGAAATTCTCTGGGCCGCCGACGTGTTCGCGCTGCCGAGCCGGTTCGAGGGATTCCCGCTCGGCGTTGCCGAAGCCATGGCGACGGGACTGGTGCCGGTCAGGACGCCGGCGGGCGGCGCGACCGATCAGATCATCCAGGGCCAGACCGGCTTCATCGTGCCGTTCGAGGACGTCGATGCGCTTGTGGGCGCGCTCGAGAAGGTGGCCGATCCGGCGATGCGCGCCGCGCTGTCGCGCAATGCCCTGGCGCGTGCCCAGCAATATTTCGGCGTCGGTCCGATGGTCGACGAGACCCTCAAGATCTACGGCTTGACCGGCGATGTCAGCGGCAATTCGCTGGCGCATGCGGTGAAGGCCTAG
- a CDS encoding glycosyltransferase family 4 protein, which translates to MKILITSSLYPTPLAPKVVGGAETFVRRLAETLVGQNGSVEVIRAASASNQQMETCNGIDVYSAPVHNIYFPFAKQHSSPVRGIWHAIEDWQQMSALVAARIKAFKPDILHSNNLSGLTTAVWRTAAEMGIPVLHTLHDYYLTCPRCSRFSDGHACESSCMSCQLLTFRRRGATRHLDAVVGVSQRILDIHTQLGLFTQTPLKIVIRNASTADVGSDENTMIDGTVTFGFIGRLTEEKGIYNLVRAIATIPPERIRLVIAGHASDSQRKHIKSLAPNARIEFLGFVQPKQFYEQVNVVVVPSVWEDPSPLVVADAQAACKPLLGTPFGGIQEAIKPGLTGWLTSPDPDSIAKNIAAIVDAPQQIVEMSGRLKSGIDKWAFDDVVAGYRNVYNQLMRGRGMPRT; encoded by the coding sequence ATGAAGATCCTTATCACGTCATCCCTCTATCCGACGCCGTTGGCACCGAAAGTGGTCGGGGGCGCGGAAACTTTTGTCCGACGCCTCGCCGAGACCCTGGTCGGGCAGAACGGCAGCGTGGAAGTGATACGTGCCGCGTCCGCATCGAACCAGCAGATGGAGACCTGCAACGGCATCGACGTGTATTCGGCGCCCGTGCACAATATCTACTTCCCTTTCGCCAAGCAGCACAGCTCGCCGGTACGCGGCATCTGGCACGCGATCGAGGACTGGCAGCAGATGTCGGCGCTCGTCGCGGCGCGGATCAAAGCCTTCAAGCCTGACATCCTGCACTCCAACAATCTCTCCGGCCTGACGACGGCGGTGTGGCGGACCGCGGCAGAGATGGGCATTCCGGTCCTGCACACGCTTCACGACTATTATCTCACCTGCCCGCGCTGCTCGCGCTTCTCGGACGGGCACGCCTGCGAATCGAGCTGCATGAGCTGTCAGCTCCTGACCTTTCGCCGTCGCGGGGCGACGCGGCATCTGGACGCCGTCGTCGGCGTCAGCCAGCGCATTCTCGACATCCATACCCAGCTCGGCCTGTTCACGCAGACGCCGTTGAAGATCGTCATTCGCAACGCTTCGACCGCCGACGTCGGCAGCGACGAAAACACGATGATCGACGGCACCGTCACGTTCGGCTTCATCGGGCGACTGACCGAGGAGAAGGGCATCTACAATCTCGTTCGCGCCATCGCGACGATCCCGCCCGAACGAATCCGGCTCGTCATCGCGGGCCATGCGTCCGACAGCCAGCGCAAGCACATCAAGAGCCTCGCCCCCAATGCACGGATCGAGTTTCTCGGCTTCGTCCAGCCGAAGCAGTTCTACGAGCAGGTGAACGTCGTGGTCGTACCCTCGGTCTGGGAAGATCCAAGCCCGCTCGTCGTCGCCGACGCGCAAGCCGCCTGCAAGCCCCTGCTCGGCACGCCGTTCGGCGGCATCCAGGAGGCGATCAAGCCCGGCCTGACCGGCTGGTTGACGTCTCCCGATCCGGACTCGATCGCCAAGAACATTGCGGCGATCGTCGACGCGCCCCAGCAGATCGTGGAGATGAGCGGACGATTGAAGTCGGGCATCGACAAATGGGCCTTTGACGACGTGGTCGCCGGCTATCGCAACGTCTACAACCAGCTCATGCGCGGCCGCGGCATGCCTCGCACGTAG